From Proteiniborus sp. DW1, the proteins below share one genomic window:
- a CDS encoding GNAT family N-acetyltransferase, which yields MITLEKITWDNWEECIRLRVKDEQDDFIASNMYSLAQSYVALLNDELPPMTYAICEDSKVIGFVMMYHDTAEESDYSEESYGICRFMIDRKFQGKGYGKKAFAKVLELIRTFPQGNAVSVYLSYHPKNEVAQKLYASFGFVETGDISDGEVVARLAL from the coding sequence ATGATTACATTAGAGAAAATTACATGGGATAATTGGGAAGAATGTATACGTCTTAGGGTTAAAGATGAACAAGATGATTTTATTGCTTCAAATATGTATAGTTTAGCACAATCATATGTTGCATTGTTAAATGATGAACTACCACCTATGACGTATGCTATATGCGAAGACAGTAAAGTTATTGGATTCGTGATGATGTATCATGATACAGCTGAAGAGAGTGACTATTCTGAAGAAAGTTATGGGATATGTAGATTTATGATCGATAGAAAGTTTCAAGGGAAAGGATATGGTAAAAAAGCATTTGCAAAAGTATTGGAACTAATTAGAACTTTTCCACAAGGGAATGCAGTTTCTGTATATCTCTCATATCATCCAAAAAATGAAGTGGCTCAAAAACTATATGCTTCTTTTGGTTTTGTTGAAACAGGGGATATTTCCGATGGTGAAGTTGTTGCCAGATTGGCTCTTTAG